gcccggattatggcaatggtagatgtgactccttctttataagtagccgcttgtcgggaataaatcaatggtagatgtgatctcttccccgaaacgcacaattcagattgatttggttgcaataactcatatgtgacttgattggttttagtaactcgtctacgacaagtgtgttgcttgaggttttaaagttaggcgcttacCCGGATTGGTGGATTTGATCTGGTCTTACGGCGCATGCTCGGATTGaagcattcatttatttagttaacatctaaacagataacactgaatcaacaatttgacgccacaatgcacggttcgaggccgcatctctccatcctcggatacgtcCCACGCTccccaagtcgttctgcacctggtctgcccatctcgctcgctgcgctccacgccgtctcgtacctgccggatcggaagcgaacaccatctttgcagggttgctgtccggcattcttgcaacatgtcctgcccatcgtacccttccggctttagctaccttctggatactgggccgtagagttgggcgagctcatggttcattcttcgccgccacacaccgtcttcttgcacaccgccaaagatggtcctaagcacccgtctctcgaatactccgagtgcttgcaagtcctcctcgagcattgtccatgtttcatgtccgtagaggactaccggtcttattaacgtcttgtacatgacacatttggtgcggtggcgaatctttttcgaccgcagtttcttctggagcccgtagtaggcccgacttccacagatgatgcgccttcgtatttcacgactaacgttgttgtcagccgttagcaaggatccgaggtagacgaattcctcgaccacctcgaaggtatccccgtctatcgtaacactgcttcccaggcgggccctgtcgcgctcggttccgcccacaagcatgtactttgtctttgacgcattcaccaccagtccaactgtTTGTtgcggattgaagcaatggtgggcgAATCCctgctttaaaagtaggcatgtggccggaataagtcattgatggatgtgattcctctctcggaagtaattctgccgttttgttatttcgttcttccggaaaaggtctaccatcaatctaaatttatcagaaaacagcctcgacctactttatctgcgctaaacattacatgaaatatccctttcgcttttacagctcgaaattatgccaaatgtccgttatgccaaatgacccactcttttcttacagttcaaaattatgccaaatgtcctttatgccaaatgaccattatgccaaatggcctttatgccaaatgaccttatgccaaatggcgttatgccaaatgactttatgccaaatgacccagacccacgATACAGGCACTCAATGCCGACGAACAAGACATGAAGATTGTTCTGATCAAACAGTTGAAGGGAAAAGCCCAGAGCTAGTTACACTCCAGTGCCGATTTTATAGTAAAAAGCTTTAATGAACTCGTTGCAGGATTACAAGTCATGTTTGTAGTAAAGATTAACGTTTACCAATTAAGAACACAACTGGCAAAGTGAATTTGGTCTTGGTTTGAAGATTATTATTAATCAAAACGACTTTTGGCGCAGAAAATCAATCATCAGAAACAGAGCTAATCGGATATCTCGTGGAAGGAATAGAGGATCAAGTACAGCGGAACCAAGCCAGAATTCAGAATTTTGCTACTGTGAACTATGTGGTGCGAGCGTTTCGGGTGATACGTTTCGATTCAGCAGCAGCAGAAGGGTGAAGCTTTGCTTTTCGTGCAACCAACCAGTACATTTTGCTGCACATTGCTGAGTTACCCGAGGAACTAATGTCAACCAgaagaaattcgaaaatccaAGAAATAAATCTGAAACAACAAGACAATTACAATCCGACAGGGCTATGAAAAATTTAGACGACCATCATGGAATCCTAAATCCCGGGTACTTTGAATaaggtccttttgaataagtagtCGAAAAATGACGAACAGGTTAAATGCGGCGGCTCGGTAcagttcaaattaattgatagTGTAACAAAGTTAAAGGCCCTTTTTGATACAGGTAGGCCGGCTaatcaacatcgctttggaggaagtcatacgaagggcagggtacgagtggtacgattttcaagaaGTTCGTTGAGCTATTTGATTTCGTCGACGACATtgacgtaactttgagaagatattggaagcctacatcagactgaagagggaggCTAAACGGATTGCACTAGTAATCAAGACGTCGAAGACGATTTACTGGAAAAGGCTCAAGCCAATGCAAGGCAcctaccacgagtttgtatcggtggtaacgaaatcgaagtggttgaagaattcgtataCTTGGGCTCAATGGTGATCTCCAATATCCAGCAGAGAAATTAGGAGACGCATCGTGGCAGGAAACCGTACGTTCTTTGGACTGCACAATCGGAGcgatcgaataaagttcgccgctgtaccaaactgactatctacaaatcGCTCATTAGACcagtactgccgtgaatcgcatatctgtcccatctttgctgggtttcctattcatatgggacaaatatgcgatgtTAAATGTAAGAATGAATATCAGGATAAACTGAAACGTTTTGTGAAatttagcatagcatatgtgattgtacaaatcgtggggggctatacaatgctcaattgagcaatctactgcatattgtcgcaaattggtacttgggattagtaccttttcctatacagtagcagttgtatacctggccgcgtccttacaatcacggaaggaagggaaggaatgttagttcaacatctactagtgaagatgcagggaacccatattaccttcatagatgtctcgggaaggaaaatttgtgttagtgggtaaggtgaataatagggagctctattcgacaatatagagcatttgtcaataacagtatatgctgaaaaaataataaaataggggtatacacttaacagcgtaggttgctgcgtatctgattatagaaatgtttcacactcaatcacaagggacatatttcaaatcgcctatgaaacatttccataaacagatacacagcaacctatgccgttaagtgaatccccctaatatattcatcaatttacttacgaaccgtctaaaggaggacaaagtaacctggattttacaaatgtttcgcattatatacaaaacacgcacacttattcaccgaacattataatcagaaccaaaaactcggattttacgaatgctctaaatcctacctgaaacacgtccgatcacgcaccaattgtttactcactcggccgcgcgaactatctgcttactgagcagaaacacggcAAAACAAGCActgacggccgcgcaatgcagaacacaatatttcggcaaatcgcgcgatcgttccgctgtccgaaacaagagccaacacgcactataattaactttattaccggccgcgcaatgcaaaacacaaaatttcggcaaatcgcgtgatcgttctgccgtccgaaaacTGAAACGTTTTGTGAAATTTGAtcataaaatattcaaagtACTTAATATTACATCAGATGTTGCCAACTTGCCACTTTGAAgtaatgaaatatatgtatatatgGTTCATTGCAACATTGGTCACATTATGCTGCGGAGTGTGGATTCCATTCCAACCTTTGACGTGAAACTTcgagaaatttctttttttcgGAAGTGCCAATGGACGTTGCATGCTGGTTCTTTGACTAGTGTGGTGCTTTCTTCAAACAGCCAAAAAATGCTAACAGGAAGCATTAAACGTGTAGTCTCTCTAAATAATGAGGCAGCATCATTGCCGTGTTATGTAACCAGTAATGTAAATAATTAGTTATTAAACTCGCTATTAATGGTTGTAAGCGGATTTCAGTAAAAATTTACATTATATCGATATTAGCTGATAGGCATCTCAAACATATTTTCCCTAATTGGTACAAGAAAAATATAGTCCACCCGAAAAAATGCATCCAGAGAACCGATAACTATCCACCACCTACTGTCAGcagttcaagaaaaaaaatacatcgtAAAATGAAAAACACCTCAGTTTGATAGTCTCTTTCTCTTGTTGCCATAATCCTCAATCGAGATGAGAAGTATCGTTCTCTTGTAAGCAAGGATTAGTACAAACTTTTCGTCGCACACGCATACCGATGAAAGCTACGGGGGGCGGCGATCTACTCCCACAATGTGGtgacagaaaaacaaaaaccgCGTGTAGTGTCTCATTCCACGAGTCCCGCGAAGAGAAAAGCTCTGCCTATCCTTTTGCGTGTACGGAAGCCAATGAGAGTGCGAGAGAGTGTGCAAATAACCGAATGATAGATTTTACGACCAATTTAATTGATTGTAACCCATTTCTTTGTGTTTGTTTACAGTGCGAGCGAAAGCTTTCTGCCGTTTCCACTCTGAGATAACGAGCGGAGCTTGCCGGAGAACGACCGATCCTTGCAAGAGCGAGAGAAGAATCACCCAAAGGATAGAGGGTGGTAGTAACCATCCGAGTGACAACAATCCATCGCTGCCGCCGCGGTCAGTTCCGATTATTGTGCCGTGGTGGGCTCCCTGTGTTGGTGTGTCTGGAGAGCATTCCAGTTGGAGTCTGAAGAACGGATACTggtgaagaagatgaagaaataagaagataaCGGTGCACAGAAGGAGCAAAAAGAAAAGTGTGGGTGATAAAGGGAACAGACAGTTTTCGTTTTGACATATATACTTATCGAGAAAGGACACAACAGGCGATGCCCAGCGAGAAAGGTATCTCCCAGTCGAGGAAAGTGCCACGTGAATAATTTAGAGTGTACgattgctcttttatttttagaATATCGTGAAAAACTGTGAAAAGCTTAGGGATTTGTGCGGTTTCTGAATTATAGAAAGGGATAAAGAGTTTTGTATTTACCTACAAATAACAAGTGCGGGTCTCAAATAGAGTGTGTGAGTGAGAGTTAAGGGAGTTTAGAGGAGCCAGAACAGACGAAGGATACGGAAAGTTGGGTGGGGATGAGGTGGTCCACCGTCCTAGCTGTTTTCGTCGTTGTCTCTAAACTGTATTCAGACAGCGCCAGCAAAGTGGACGAAACCAGGTGCTGCAATCTGCTGATTGGCCGCTGTACCAACAATGAGGAGTGGTAGCTCAGAACTTCTGCTCGAACAACAAGCAGAAGAGCTACGAAAGAAAAAGCTGCTGGAACTAGCGGCTGCCAAGAAAGCAAAAAATGGTCCCGCACCGAAGCGAACGCTGCGCGAAAATGCCAGCTTCTATACGACTTCCAGTTTGGCGTTCCTCTCGGTGACAGCCGGAGCTTCGCTGTTATTCCTGGTTCCTCTCTATGTCGATCCGGCGATCTCGACGCTGGTCGGCGACTTCGTCGAGCAGCCCACAATGTGTGTTACGACGCGGCGCGAAGATATGACCGGGCTGTTCAACTGCTCGTGGAGTTCGTGTCGCGAAGGTTGCACCTCGGATGTGTTCAAGTGCACTCATATCTATGTGACGTTCATCGACGATCTGAACTTTACGTTCCCTTTTAATGCGACGCCCTCGGAGCTGTTCAATCTGACCGATATCGAGCGATCGGAGGAAGCGATCCTTTTGGTGAACATAAAAGGCTGCGGTTACCCACCGACGGTCAAGTGCAAAAACTTCACCGATCTGTACGGCTTCGAGGGCGCAGTGTTTCCATGTTACTACTCGAAGCAGAATAAAACGGTCGTGATGACTGCGTACAACCGGGAGGAGCAGTTGCAGACGATCATACACTTTTTCGTGATTCCATTCATCATTACGGTCGTCTCGTCGGTGTTTCTTTGCGTAATGCACTGTGATTGTAGATGTAAGAAGGAGCGACGACGACGGCATCGACACCGACGGCCTAGGATAGAGAATCTAAGGTGAGTGATTATTTTCTTAAATGTATCAAATGTATTCCATATAATCAAAGGTTGAAGTGTAATTGTTTTGCATCTATCAAAGTTTGGAGGCCACAGTGTTCGTCACATGATGTTTTAAAAAGGATTTCTATTTCAACATTTATTGATTTCTGCATAGTTTCCCCAAGGTTACTCATCTACACATGCAATTACTGTAAATAATATTCATGAGGAGCCCAGCCAGCAGCTTCAAAGCAGACATTGCTGAAGATGGctacccgaccagtagatagtaacagatttatatcagaccttgttattctgttacagcagtttttttataacagcggttgttataaaacatgtaccattagtagttaaaataacaaaaattgtaacaaaatctcttctagttttaacaaaattattactaaatatgttattaattgaacaaaaatataagtcgttgtgttacataaaaaggggtgaaaatagcttgtactatagcaaattatgttcctggaacgattatgattatccataatgtaggcaattaagtttgtccagctggttcaactttggaTGTAGATTCAAGTTAGACTGTAGGTGGTACctcacttttttttcaattcctatctaccaaaaatgtaggcaatttttttcggtggaataaacataacacattatgttataatcatgttatgacgaccatgaaattttatttcctccatttttggcagagaatttataacaaaattattgcaagttttgtaatttgtaacacatattgatataattgtgataaaattttgttatgactaactagtcGGGTAGCTTTGAACTCCTAGACCGAAGTTTAGTATTTGATTGGTGAATTTAACATAGTAAAATTgacatgtttgtttttaataatataaaacatcccaagtaacaatttctatgcttcttggatttatttaattcttattgcggacttatgacagcaatcacgaagctgattgctcagttttattggcgctcttattgctatcaataaacctcccataaatctgctgaaaaatgcttcaaacgtcaaatgcctattgaccatatgaacagatctatggtagtgatgaagagcgtaataaatccaattttcaacgctcgaataaagctacaatttttggtcataatgtggtcaaatgaattacccccataagaatgtttgtattgcgaagagtttatgacggtgttttataaaagcaaaatttttctgatcaaattccatgatggccatattgaaaacggaaaagcatttcgcagtcagtGAAAAATGTATCACTGAAATGCACgatttaacgaaattttcaccgcttatcatactttttccgataaataattttattaattaatagtttgggcaaaatactaatcgatttagtggacatcctagatgttgtggtaatcaatattttcgatttatttccctgaactacgtgatatggccggcgcgtggtgcttaaccttatttttttcacaacattttaCCATAAAATCGGAAGCGCACTTCTTTTCAAATGGTACTGAATCGAAGAAAACaacctgaaataaaatattattttgttgtcatcatcataattttcatcaacaatccattttgttattatttttctgcaaagatttgtttctcttttttaatgcaacattttgacagctgccgcagccaaattcccttttttgcgggtggtttaaaaggggtttctaaatgctcttataataggtttatagtggttatctggagagggccacttggcaatatcttactcttatagtggtcatcagaaggttgccgtgtattactcggttttattgtaagatcttataaattgatcttgaaaaccattcttagagcggaataaaacttaaaatgttacttgggatacgaTTTATTATGTGTGATGCTTCATGTTTGAATACGGTTTTCGAACAAAGATTTCCTCTACTAAGGTTTTTCCCATAATTTGCATGTATTTTACGCCGACGGTTGGTTAATTCCCACATTTCTGGACACGTATGTGCTCCAACAGCTGCAGCATTTTCATCCACGACCAAACTTTTTCGTGTGGTAATGAAAAGGTTCTAAGCCTGTTCACTGGTCTGCGGTATATATACGTCATTACTAAGGTTTGCATTCAAGCAGCGATGTTTATCCATCCTGCATCGACCGCTGATGGGGAAACACCTAGCCTTCACGCAAAAGCCGCACTTGAGCACGAAACTTTTGAACCCAACCTACGTGAAGCAAGGGGAATCAACAAACACAGCCACAGCGCAAACTATCCTGATCCACACCATTTCATCAACCTTCAAAAGTTTGCTCACACTGACAACGCATAATTTCCAATCCCACTTACTTAGGCAGAGTGTGCCTTACCTAGTAAGGTACACCGGTATTTCACGGGGTGGTGGATTGGCATGCCATCGCATCACTTCGGTACGGCTAACGAATAAAGCGAAATTATGCACTGCCACGCCATTGGGCCATGCTTCCCTTCCATTGTAGTGTTCCTCAGACGGTGCGACCAAACCACACAGTAGGAATGGCATGTGATTTTAGACATTTTCTTGGGTCTCCTCCCGCAATATGTATGTAGCTGCTACTGGTCTCACTAGAAACAATGGCTCGCACGCGAAAAAACTTCGACAAATTGGGGCTGCATGCTGAAATCTTGACCCTTGCATAAAGTAACGAATAATCTACATAAGTTTGATATTGCCTTTATTTGTGCATCATAAGGAACGCTAAAAAAAcaaatagattttttaaaatctcgTCGTATATTAGATAGACATACAACTAAAGAAGTGTAAACAATAATTGTCTTCTTTTAAATTGTTTACCGTTCGCAAGAAAGCACAAGAAAACCCAAGCACAGATCAAACGAAAATGCTCGCAATTACTTGAATGTTgaatgtgactgaatctggtaaCTCATAAGTTGCAAACAAATTGCGGAGCATGGGTGCTACTATGGAATAGAGGAACCATCGAAACTATTTATGTAGACCAATCAGCTTCCTGTTTGTTCTTCTCCTTCAATCACAGAGAAATCACTTTCATACACAATTAAATACCGTAGATATACACCTTCGCCCAATACATTATATCAAGACCTCCGATCCAGAAATTATATTTCTGAAAAGAACACGTGGCCTTTCAATAGAACGGAATTCATTATGTTGATAGTTGACATGATTTCCGTTACGGTTATGCTACGGCGAAAAATTCATCAGCTTGAGCTACTGTAAGGAGAGGCAGCAACCGTAACGCTGACCATTTTCACGGTTGCGGTAAAATTCGCCTAGAGATAAAGGTGTCCACATGTTGGGGAGGATGTGACACTGCGCTCGCTCATAATAATCTTCTTctgtataataaaaatgagttgagattttattcctgacgatttaactcgcgaatgGTTTGAtcaatttgcaagattttttccctaatcgattcgttttgggatccgcaaggtttgtatatacaaaaaactggCCAAAATTTAagggggaaatgtaaaaaaaacattatatcacaattttgggtcagttgttgaggaaaacaaaacaaacgcacgaaAATTAATCTAGAGTGTGGTGCTgtaaatagttcattgtgacatttgcaacacccaggcaaagctgggtttctttcggtAATTTCTAATAAAAAAGAGTACGGCTGTGCTACGAGAGCTCCAGCCCTGAACCCCTGAAAATGACAAATTCATTTTTTCCTCATTACATAGTTTGTGTCTTTACGAAAGTGGTAGTGAAAATTCGCCTGAACAACATGTGCGAAGACGCAAAGttcataattaaattatttttagtgATTTATTACTTTTTATACCAACAAGCTTTCAACATGTTCTTCTACACATTAATTAAgcatacaagcatatggagacgcatggtggttTGGTCAATCAACTCCTTGTGGTGACTGAGACACATTCCGCCGTTACAAAGTTTCCACACACTTTGGTTTGCTTTTTACAGAAAAACTTTGATATAACTTAAGATATTATAACATATTTTGAATCCTTGAAAAATAATAATCGTATATCGAACCGAAATGTTGAATTTGTAAAAATGAGTTTCCTTTTAGCGATTTGCTACGTGACGTTACAACACGCGTGAATTCTAGAATTTGTACATTGATTCAATTATGTATACATTTCTGGTCTGTTCGTTATTTCTGGTCAAAATTGAGGTTTGCtcatcaaatatataaaaattataaaCGTTACAACGCTAGTCATTCTTAAAACAGGGTTGCCATTAATGCAATTGCGTTCTAACGTCATGAAAAAACGTACCGCTTAATGATCAGTTTTAATGCTGATTTCGATACATATATATTACAAGTAAGTTGGTCAGAATTAAAACTATATAGTGAAATAATGATTATCCCGACTGAAAACTGACTTGTGATAAATGGCCAGGCTGAATTAAACGATTTTTGTGTATAATATAGATGCATATTTTTCTGTGGTGGCTGGCTAAATTAGAAAATGTTGGTGAAACAGATTACACTTAGTCTTTGCCAAGTCTAAAACATTAACTTTAAGGTTTTCGATGGATCTTGTATTCAAATAAGAGAGAGTTTACCAAGGAGTTTACAGCAGATAGAGAGACAGTATCTCTTAAAATTAATCCGGAAAAACCTTTCAGTAATTAGTGAATGTTAATATATTTCAGTCACAtattttaaggtgattataaaatgaagcccgtggtgaatttcaaattcaccacatgttcatctacatacatttccaaaagcccaaatgttgcgtaatagttttcgtacagtgccgaaactcaaattatgattgttcagcataactaaggaAACGATCTACCATCATTttagccccatacgcgttatggttcttctATCTCGtggtgttgaaaaaaatattggaaaagcacgtggtttacaaaatggccgatttctggctttattgtataatcaccttaagcaaATCCTTGATTGAAGAAAATATGGTTTACATTCTATTTCGAGTATGTTGTGTCTATTATATGATGTTTCTAAAAATTACAGTTTTGCAAATAGCTTTTAAACTAAAAagagaaatttgcgaaaaattaAGTGATAAACATACTAACAAATTGGTGAACATCTTCAAAGGCTTTTTGATACACTGTTTACCTCTCTGAGTCACACAAACCTTTTACCACCACTGCAGTTTGGAAATATTAACAAGGGCGAGTAAAAACCTTTGCCCTTTTGCTCTAAAATAACTACCGACATATTTGTATAAGCTTTTCTATTGTCTTTTTAAAATGCATTAAAACATCctagttcgtttatttggtaggctcaggcgtgtataacactttacggagcaatggttctttgtgatatatacaatca
This portion of the Armigeres subalbatus isolate Guangzhou_Male unplaced genomic scaffold, GZ_Asu_2 Contig1729, whole genome shotgun sequence genome encodes:
- the LOC134203266 gene encoding protein tipE-like, whose amino-acid sequence is MRSGSSELLLEQQAEELRKKKLLELAAAKKAKNGPAPKRTLRENASFYTTSSLAFLSVTAGASLLFLVPLYVDPAISTLVGDFVEQPTMCVTTRREDMTGLFNCSWSSCREGCTSDVFKCTHIYVTFIDDLNFTFPFNATPSELFNLTDIERSEEAILLVNIKGCGYPPTVKCKNFTDLYGFEGAVFPCYYSKQNKTVVMTAYNREEQLQTIIHFFVIPFIITVVSSVFLCVMHCDCRCKKERRRRHRHRRPRIENLSDSSISTRVDMLTPAIEVYKPPL